In Streptomyces violaceusniger Tu 4113, one DNA window encodes the following:
- the glnA gene encoding type I glutamate--ammonia ligase — MFQNADDARKYISDEDVKFVDVRFCDLPGVMQHFTVPAEAFDPDEELAFDGSSIRGFQAIHESDMALRADLSTARVDPFRRDKTLNINFFIHDPITGEQYSRDPRNIAKKAEAYLASTGIADTAYFGPEAEFYVFDSVRFDTKANESFYHIDSEAGAWNTGALQDNRGYKVRYKGGYFPTPPVDHFADLRAEISLELNKAGLQVERQHHEVGTAGQAEINYKFNTLLAAADDLMLFKYIVKNVAWKNGKTATFMPKPIFGDNGSGMHVHQSLWQGGSPLFYDEQGYAGLSDTARYYIGGILRHAPSLLAFTNPTVNSYHRLVPGFEAPVNLVYSQRNRSAAMRIPITGSNPKAKRVEFRAPDSSGNPYLAFSALLLAGLDGIKNKIEPAEPIDKDLYELAPDEHAGVPQVPTSLPAVLDSLEADHEFLLQGGVFTSDLIETWIDYKRTNEIAPLQLRPHPHEFELYFDV; from the coding sequence ATGTTCCAGAACGCCGACGACGCTCGGAAGTACATCTCGGACGAGGACGTCAAGTTCGTCGACGTCCGCTTCTGCGACCTTCCCGGCGTCATGCAGCACTTCACCGTACCGGCGGAGGCGTTCGACCCGGACGAGGAGCTGGCCTTCGACGGCTCGTCGATCCGCGGCTTCCAGGCCATCCACGAGTCGGACATGGCCCTGCGCGCGGACCTCTCCACGGCGCGTGTCGACCCGTTCCGCCGGGACAAGACCCTCAACATCAACTTCTTCATCCACGACCCGATCACGGGTGAGCAGTACAGCCGCGACCCGCGGAACATCGCCAAGAAGGCCGAGGCCTACCTCGCCTCCACCGGCATCGCGGACACCGCGTACTTCGGTCCGGAGGCGGAGTTCTACGTCTTCGACAGCGTGCGCTTCGACACCAAGGCGAACGAGTCCTTCTACCACATCGATTCCGAGGCGGGCGCCTGGAACACCGGCGCGCTCCAGGACAACCGTGGCTACAAGGTCCGCTACAAGGGCGGCTACTTCCCGACCCCGCCGGTCGACCACTTCGCCGACCTGCGCGCCGAGATCAGCCTCGAGCTGAACAAGGCCGGTCTCCAGGTCGAGCGCCAGCACCACGAGGTGGGCACCGCCGGCCAGGCCGAGATCAACTACAAGTTCAACACGCTGCTGGCCGCGGCCGACGATCTGATGCTGTTCAAGTACATCGTCAAGAACGTGGCGTGGAAGAACGGCAAGACCGCGACCTTCATGCCGAAGCCGATCTTCGGTGACAACGGCTCGGGCATGCACGTCCACCAGTCGCTGTGGCAGGGCGGCTCCCCGCTCTTCTACGACGAGCAGGGCTACGCGGGCCTGTCGGACACCGCCCGCTACTACATCGGCGGCATCCTCCGGCACGCCCCGTCGCTGCTCGCGTTCACCAACCCGACGGTGAACTCCTACCACCGCCTGGTCCCGGGCTTCGAGGCACCGGTCAACCTGGTGTACTCGCAGCGTAACCGCTCCGCCGCGATGCGTATCCCGATCACCGGCTCCAACCCGAAGGCCAAGCGCGTCGAGTTCCGCGCCCCGGACTCCTCCGGCAACCCGTACCTGGCCTTCTCCGCCCTGCTCCTCGCGGGTCTGGACGGCATCAAGAACAAGATCGAGCCGGCCGAGCCGATCGACAAGGACCTCTACGAGCTCGCCCCCGACGAGCACGCGGGCGTCCCGCAGGTCCCGACCTCCCTCCCGGCCGTCCTCGACTCCCTCGAGGCCGACCACGAGTTCCTCCTCCAGGGCGGGGTCTTCACCTCCGACCTGATCGAGACCTGGATCGACTACAAGCGCACCAACGAGATCGCGCCGCTGCAGCTCCGTCCGCACCCGCACGAGTTCGAGCTCTACTTCGACGTGTGA
- a CDS encoding LysE family translocator — translation MVSTDRLLAFAAMSFLLIVIPGPSVLFVVGRALAQGRRAALTTVIGNTLGAYVLVVAVALGVGSVVERSAVVFTTLKLVGAAYLVHLGVKAVRQRRSLPAAFTGDGPARGGLRTLWEGFAVGVANPKTIVFLAAVLPQFVDRDQGHVALQMLLLGLIYNAIAVVSDSVWGLAAATARTWVARSPRRLALVGGVGGLSMIGLGVTVAATGRTD, via the coding sequence ATGGTGTCCACCGACCGGCTGCTCGCCTTCGCGGCCATGTCCTTTCTGCTGATCGTGATCCCCGGCCCCAGCGTGCTCTTCGTGGTCGGCCGGGCACTGGCCCAGGGCCGCCGCGCGGCCCTGACCACGGTCATCGGCAATACGCTCGGCGCGTATGTGCTGGTCGTGGCCGTGGCGCTGGGCGTCGGGTCCGTGGTGGAGCGCTCGGCCGTCGTCTTCACCACGCTGAAGCTGGTGGGCGCCGCGTATCTGGTCCACCTGGGCGTCAAGGCGGTGCGGCAGCGCCGCTCGCTGCCCGCTGCCTTCACCGGCGACGGCCCCGCCCGCGGGGGCCTGCGCACCCTGTGGGAGGGGTTCGCGGTCGGTGTGGCCAACCCCAAGACGATCGTCTTCCTGGCCGCCGTACTGCCCCAGTTCGTCGACCGCGACCAGGGGCATGTCGCGCTGCAGATGCTGCTGCTCGGCCTGATCTACAACGCCATCGCGGTGGTCTCCGACAGCGTCTGGGGCCTGGCCGCGGCCACCGCCCGCACCTGGGTCGCCCGCTCACCGCGACGCCTCGCCCTGGTCGGCGGCGTCGGCGGACTCTCCATGATCGGCCTCGGCGTCACCGTCGCCGCGACGGGCCGCACGGACTAG
- a CDS encoding TetR/AcrR family transcriptional regulator: MATPRRERYRKQTREEAKAVALAQLSESGTAGISVNAIAKSMGMTGPALYRYFASRDELLTELIIDAYRDLAEALARAVADAVPADRFRALALALRDWAKRQPDRYLLIYGTPVPGYHAPPETIEISAGLMRTIVDACATVGGDGAEGSGAAMSGGQPLTELEAALARHLEGAGPWVAGEEPGGELKGRALRTWTRLHGVISLDVQGQFTGMGFDPSVLFEAEIDALVRGG; encoded by the coding sequence ATGGCGACACCACGGCGAGAGCGCTACCGCAAACAGACCCGGGAGGAGGCCAAGGCCGTGGCCCTGGCCCAGCTCTCCGAGTCGGGCACCGCCGGCATCTCGGTGAACGCGATCGCGAAGTCGATGGGCATGACCGGCCCCGCGCTCTACCGCTATTTCGCGAGCCGGGACGAGCTGCTGACCGAGCTGATCATCGACGCCTACCGCGATCTGGCCGAGGCCCTCGCCCGGGCCGTCGCCGACGCCGTTCCCGCCGACCGCTTCCGCGCCCTGGCCCTCGCCCTGCGCGACTGGGCGAAGCGGCAGCCCGACCGCTATCTGCTCATCTACGGCACCCCGGTGCCCGGTTACCACGCGCCGCCGGAGACCATCGAGATCTCGGCCGGGCTGATGCGGACCATCGTCGACGCCTGCGCCACCGTCGGCGGTGACGGCGCCGAGGGGAGTGGCGCCGCCATGAGCGGCGGGCAGCCCCTCACCGAGCTCGAGGCCGCGCTGGCGCGCCATCTGGAGGGCGCGGGCCCCTGGGTGGCCGGGGAGGAGCCCGGCGGCGAGCTGAAGGGCCGTGCGCTGCGCACCTGGACCCGGCTCCACGGCGTGATCAGCCTTGATGTGCAAGGCCAGTTCACGGGCATGGGCTTCGATCCCTCGGTCCTCTTCGAGGCCGAGATCGACGCCCTCGTGCGGGGTGGCTGA
- a CDS encoding medium chain dehydrogenase/reductase family protein produces MITEVVLPGQVEPEGLQLRTRPLPEPGPGQALVAVEASGVSFAEQQMRRGKYYDQPPFPFVPGYDLVGRVVSTGPGVDPALRGRRFAALTKIGGWASHTLVHAGDLVEVPEGVDPAEAETVVVNGITAWQMLHRVAKVRPGTTVLVHGANGGVGTTLVQLARHAGVKVIGTASPRHHDAVRALGATPLDYRDPDLPGRVRALAPGGVDAVFDHIGGEGIVDSYRLLARGGTLVSYGTAATRDIPGSSRTPVLKLLARLTLWNLLPNGRGAHFYNLWAGRRRLAAYQARIRADLGQVLALLASGEFTAQVAARIPLSDAAEAMRLAESGTVTGKVVLVADQSAGQDGEESAR; encoded by the coding sequence ATGATCACCGAAGTCGTTCTGCCGGGCCAGGTGGAGCCGGAGGGGCTCCAGCTCCGCACCCGTCCGCTGCCCGAGCCCGGGCCCGGGCAGGCGCTGGTGGCCGTCGAGGCGTCGGGGGTCTCCTTCGCCGAGCAGCAGATGCGCCGCGGGAAGTACTACGACCAGCCGCCGTTCCCCTTCGTGCCCGGCTATGACCTGGTGGGCAGGGTGGTCTCGACCGGCCCCGGGGTGGATCCGGCCCTGCGGGGGCGCCGGTTCGCGGCGCTCACGAAGATCGGCGGCTGGGCCAGCCACACCCTCGTCCACGCGGGCGATCTGGTGGAGGTCCCCGAGGGGGTGGACCCGGCGGAGGCCGAGACGGTGGTGGTCAACGGGATCACGGCCTGGCAGATGCTCCACCGCGTGGCCAAGGTGCGCCCCGGGACGACCGTGCTGGTGCACGGGGCCAACGGCGGAGTGGGCACCACACTGGTCCAGCTCGCCCGCCATGCGGGCGTCAAGGTCATAGGCACCGCCTCGCCCCGCCATCACGACGCGGTGCGCGCTCTCGGCGCCACCCCCCTCGACTACCGCGATCCGGATCTGCCCGGCCGGGTGCGGGCGCTGGCGCCCGGCGGGGTCGACGCGGTCTTCGACCACATCGGCGGCGAGGGCATCGTCGACTCCTACCGGCTGCTCGCCCGCGGCGGCACGCTGGTCTCCTACGGCACGGCGGCCACCCGGGACATCCCCGGATCGTCCCGGACCCCGGTGCTCAAGCTGCTCGCCCGGCTGACCCTGTGGAATCTGCTGCCCAACGGGCGGGGAGCGCACTTCTACAACCTCTGGGCCGGACGGCGGCGCCTGGCCGCCTACCAGGCGCGGATCCGCGCCGATCTGGGGCAGGTGCTGGCGCTGCTGGCGAGCGGCGAGTTCACCGCACAGGTGGCGGCGCGGATTCCGCTCTCCGATGCCGCGGAGGCGATGCGGCTGGCCGAGTCCGGCACCGTCACCGGAAAGGTCGTCCTGGTCGCGGACCAGAGCGCCGGCCAGGACGGCGAGGAGAGCGCGCGATGA
- a CDS encoding nuclear transport factor 2 family protein has product MVDSPAGVVEAAFQHYMAQDRDAAFPLYADDFSFTSPQDDHIDKAAFFERCFPTAGRLKEQRLLHITPADEELVFAYYAYELKTGERHHNVEAITVRGGLIREVQVFFGGTV; this is encoded by the coding sequence ATGGTCGACAGCCCGGCAGGCGTCGTCGAAGCGGCGTTCCAGCACTACATGGCGCAGGACCGCGACGCGGCCTTCCCGCTCTACGCCGATGACTTCTCGTTCACCAGTCCGCAGGACGATCACATCGACAAAGCAGCGTTCTTCGAGCGGTGCTTCCCGACTGCCGGCCGGTTGAAGGAGCAGCGGTTGCTGCACATCACCCCCGCGGACGAAGAACTCGTCTTCGCCTATTACGCGTACGAGCTCAAGACGGGCGAGAGGCACCACAACGTCGAGGCGATCACTGTCCGGGGCGGACTCATCCGGGAGGTGCAGGTCTTCTTCGGCGGCACGGTCTGA
- a CDS encoding Ig-like domain-containing protein, whose protein sequence is MSTIRTPWSRTAGSVPPPYNSAVSGQSVTLTATVIPLGAGTPTGPVTFTLTNGVGTITSSPTLDTNGFAFLEVALSAGNWDVGAVYEGDANFGASGVSEYTQVVTAPDNGTVTSTTS, encoded by the coding sequence CTGTCGACCATTCGGACTCCCTGGAGTCGGACGGCTGGCTCTGTCCCGCCACCGTATAACTCCGCGGTCTCCGGGCAGTCGGTCACGCTCACCGCCACCGTCATACCGCTCGGCGCCGGAACCCCCACGGGCCCGGTCACCTTCACCCTCACCAACGGTGTGGGCACGATCACCAGCAGCCCCACCCTGGACACCAATGGATTCGCCTTCCTCGAAGTGGCGCTGTCGGCAGGCAACTGGGACGTCGGTGCCGTCTACGAGGGGGACGCCAATTTCGGCGCCTCCGGCGTCTCCGAGTACACCCAGGTCGTCACCGCTCCGGACAACGGCACGGTGACCAGCACCACGAGCTGA
- a CDS encoding Ig-like domain-containing protein, producing the protein MATPTITLVTVSPQPASSGQSVTLTATVIPLGVGTPTGDVTFVVTGGPTLTGTLSGGTTSVTVPSLSVGAHAVLANYNGDANFSPSTGANVILVVQSATTTSVSSAPDPSTLGASVTFTATVTPVAPGTGVPTGTVTFIIGASGGGAFVQPLSGGVATLSLNTLGVGTHPVVALYNGDTGFLPSSGTDTQTVNAAA; encoded by the coding sequence ATGGCTACGCCCACGATCACCCTGGTCACGGTCTCACCCCAACCCGCGTCATCCGGACAGTCGGTGACGCTCACCGCCACCGTCATCCCGCTCGGTGTCGGGACTCCCACCGGCGACGTCACTTTCGTCGTCACCGGCGGCCCCACCCTGACCGGGACGCTGTCGGGCGGGACCACCTCGGTCACCGTCCCCAGCCTGAGCGTCGGTGCCCACGCCGTCCTCGCCAACTACAACGGTGACGCCAACTTCTCCCCCTCCACCGGCGCCAACGTCATCCTCGTCGTCCAGTCGGCGACCACTACCTCGGTGTCCTCGGCGCCGGACCCGTCGACGCTGGGTGCCTCGGTGACGTTCACCGCCACCGTCACCCCGGTCGCGCCCGGCACGGGCGTCCCGACCGGAACGGTCACCTTCATCATCGGCGCCTCCGGCGGCGGGGCGTTCGTCCAGCCGCTGTCGGGGGGCGTCGCGACGCTGTCCCTCAACACCCTGGGCGTCGGCACCCACCCCGTGGTCGCCCTCTACAACGGCGACACCGGCTTCCTGCCGTCCTCCGGCACCGACACCCAGACGGTCAACGCCGCCGCGTGA
- a CDS encoding cupin domain-containing protein, translating into MNGAREAEGAKPELEFHLPSGPWQRPPGAGEGVSEQILAVDGSGSHTTALVRWEPGTDTSPSGVARHDGWEEVYLLEGSMRDLTLGRTFSRGFYACRPPGMPHGPWVSEEGVTMLVITYPEAPAGR; encoded by the coding sequence GTGAACGGCGCCCGCGAGGCCGAAGGGGCCAAACCGGAGCTCGAGTTCCATCTGCCTTCCGGGCCCTGGCAACGGCCACCGGGTGCGGGCGAGGGGGTCAGCGAACAGATCCTGGCCGTGGACGGAAGCGGCTCCCACACCACCGCCCTGGTGCGCTGGGAGCCGGGGACGGACACCTCCCCGTCCGGGGTCGCTCGCCACGACGGCTGGGAGGAGGTCTATCTCCTGGAGGGCAGCATGCGCGATCTGACCCTGGGGAGGACCTTCTCGCGCGGCTTCTACGCCTGCCGGCCCCCGGGGATGCCGCATGGCCCGTGGGTCTCCGAGGAGGGCGTCACCATGCTGGTGATCACCTATCCGGAGGCGCCCGCCGGGCGGTGA
- a CDS encoding carotenoid oxygenase family protein, with translation MVPQPLGADTGPPQRHIVLDARDITAASVATVELPHRVPAGIHGSWIPAPATGP, from the coding sequence GTGGTACCGCAACCGCTGGGTGCGGACACCGGCCCTCCACAGCGCCATATCGTCCTGGACGCCCGCGACATCACGGCCGCCTCCGTCGCCACTGTGGAGCTGCCCCACCGCGTCCCCGCGGGGATCCACGGCTCCTGGATCCCCGCCCCGGCCACCGGTCCGTGA
- a CDS encoding inorganic diphosphatase translates to MEHGEFDVVVEIPEGSRNKYEMDHDTGRIRLDRMLFTSTKYPADYGFVDLTLGRDGDPLDALVTVAEPTFPGCVILCRAIGMYCMRDEQGPDEKILCVPAHDPRYAGVQDLEDVPEFDRQEITHFFEVYKDLEPGKSVEGSHWEGRDRAYAEIAASRVRAAETGWFPSP, encoded by the coding sequence ATGGAGCACGGTGAGTTCGATGTGGTCGTGGAGATCCCGGAGGGGTCCCGCAACAAGTACGAGATGGACCATGACACCGGCCGGATCCGGCTGGACCGGATGCTCTTCACCTCGACGAAGTACCCGGCCGACTACGGCTTCGTCGACCTCACCCTCGGCCGGGACGGCGATCCGCTGGACGCCCTCGTCACCGTCGCCGAGCCCACCTTCCCCGGCTGTGTCATCCTCTGCCGCGCCATCGGCATGTACTGCATGCGCGACGAGCAGGGCCCGGACGAGAAGATCCTCTGCGTCCCGGCCCATGACCCGCGCTATGCCGGCGTCCAGGACCTCGAGGACGTCCCCGAATTCGACCGGCAGGAGATCACCCACTTCTTCGAGGTCTACAAGGACCTCGAGCCCGGCAAGTCCGTCGAGGGCTCCCACTGGGAGGGCCGTGACCGGGCCTACGCCGAGATAGCCGCCTCCCGCGTCCGCGCCGCCGAAACCGGCTGGTTCCCGAGCCCCTGA
- a CDS encoding GntR family transcriptional regulator, with product MPAQSGREKAYAFLKETVLTDPDMQGRFLTEQEIADRIGISRTPIREALLLLAAEDLVQLVPKRGAHIAPLSGREITELMELRGIVERYAAEHTIEAGTVPVAKLMELLDRQRELMGPDQAKEFIAIDHLFHATMVAAVGNELLNRHYEGLRSRQIRAGVVALYNHTGRQEEVLGEHRAILDAVASGDREAARTAISAHLESTLKVLLTG from the coding sequence GTGCCAGCGCAGTCCGGACGAGAAAAGGCGTACGCGTTCCTCAAGGAAACCGTGCTGACCGATCCCGACATGCAGGGCCGGTTCCTCACCGAGCAGGAGATCGCCGACCGGATCGGCATCTCCCGGACCCCGATCCGTGAGGCCCTGCTCCTGCTGGCGGCCGAGGACCTGGTCCAGCTCGTCCCCAAGCGGGGTGCGCATATCGCCCCGCTCTCCGGCCGGGAGATCACCGAACTGATGGAGCTGCGCGGGATCGTCGAGCGCTACGCCGCCGAGCACACCATCGAGGCGGGCACGGTGCCGGTCGCGAAGCTGATGGAGCTGCTGGACCGGCAGCGCGAGCTGATGGGGCCGGACCAGGCCAAGGAGTTCATCGCCATCGACCATCTCTTCCACGCGACCATGGTCGCCGCGGTCGGCAATGAACTCCTCAACCGGCACTACGAGGGACTGCGCAGCCGCCAGATCCGCGCCGGGGTGGTGGCCCTGTACAACCACACCGGCCGCCAGGAGGAGGTGCTCGGCGAGCACCGGGCGATCCTGGACGCGGTGGCCTCGGGGGACAGGGAAGCGGCCCGCACGGCGATCAGCGCCCATCTGGAGTCGACGCTGAAGGTACTGCTCACCGGGTGA
- a CDS encoding carbon-nitrogen hydrolase family protein: MPLRIALSQLTTGPDPASNLALLRQETQRAAEAGARLVVFPEAAMACFGTRLGPIAEPLDGPWATEVRQLAKDAGLVVVAGMFTPAPDGRVTNTLLATGPGVETSYDKIHLYDAFGFAESKTVAPGSEVVTFDLDGVRIGLATCYDVRFPELFRAHADADAVLSVLPASWGAGPGKREQWELLTRARALDATIWLAAVGQADPAASGVTPAASAPTGIGHSALIGPDGTVRERLDAGPGLLVGDVDTDEVAAVRRTVSVLANRRLGVNP, translated from the coding sequence ATGCCCCTCCGCATCGCACTGAGCCAGCTCACCACGGGCCCGGACCCGGCCTCGAACCTTGCCCTGCTGCGCCAGGAGACACAGCGGGCGGCGGAGGCCGGGGCGCGGCTGGTCGTCTTCCCGGAGGCGGCCATGGCCTGCTTCGGCACCCGGCTCGGCCCGATCGCCGAACCGCTGGACGGGCCCTGGGCCACCGAGGTCCGGCAGCTCGCGAAGGATGCCGGGCTGGTGGTCGTGGCCGGGATGTTCACCCCGGCGCCCGACGGCCGGGTGACCAACACCCTGCTGGCCACCGGCCCGGGGGTGGAGACCTCCTACGACAAGATCCACCTCTATGACGCCTTCGGCTTTGCCGAGTCCAAGACCGTGGCCCCGGGCTCCGAGGTGGTGACCTTCGACCTCGACGGCGTCCGGATCGGTCTGGCCACCTGCTACGACGTACGGTTCCCCGAGCTCTTCCGGGCCCACGCCGACGCGGACGCGGTGCTCTCCGTGCTGCCCGCCTCCTGGGGCGCGGGGCCCGGCAAGCGCGAGCAGTGGGAGCTGCTGACCCGGGCACGGGCGCTCGACGCCACCATTTGGCTGGCGGCCGTGGGCCAGGCCGATCCGGCGGCGTCCGGCGTGACCCCTGCGGCCTCCGCCCCCACCGGGATCGGCCACAGCGCCCTGATCGGCCCCGACGGCACCGTACGGGAGCGGCTGGACGCGGGCCCCGGGCTGCTGGTGGGGGACGTCGACACCGACGAGGTCGCGGCGGTGCGCCGCACGGTCTCCGTCCTGGCCAACCGCAGGCTGGGGGTAAACCCGTGA
- a CDS encoding ABC transporter ATP-binding protein — MTSRTTEQAEQPPEQPSKQPSEQSPEQPAERPSEELRFRPPALTALEKNPVTTRAMARRLPQLVRRSMALAWKVDRTAVAALLVCQALSGFFEAFGLLATTGTITALISSGHIADRLRDALPSIAVLAGAAGLRALLGIAVSNISSRLSPRISREAETQMLDAAINAELAAYDNPGFNDKWDAADRGAEVAQDLITESQQLMGCLSSLIAAAGVVTVLHPALLPLLLLTALPQGIAGMKAARVHYETSRAMSADRRTLGLLRWYMVDKDIADQLRSGTMAEFLLKRYRAIGARVDAATDTAVHRGARYAVLGALAGGLASGLVWVSLALLLGAGQMSVASAGTAVFALRTVGASLQGMVGYGTRLFRTGLYLDDWAEFIEEAGGHRMRRGPRVPAAPRVIRAEGLTYAYPESDAPALDDVTLEVRRGEVLALVGENGSGKTTLSKLLTGLYLPTKGAVTWDGADVAGLDPQAMWRHTAVVPQDYAHWPLSARDNITLGQPHGGDEAVREAAVHSGAHEVVDGLRSGLDTLLARQWWGGVELSGGQWQRIALARAFHRPAGLLVMDEPTSALDARAEHRIFAGLRRMAEDRAVVLVTHRLANVAVADRIVVLERGRVIQQGTFAELTGCRGLFRELWELQNDRGVPAPRGEKA, encoded by the coding sequence GTGACGTCCCGAACCACCGAGCAGGCGGAACAACCACCGGAACAGCCATCGAAGCAGCCGTCGGAACAATCACCGGAACAACCGGCCGAGCGGCCCAGCGAGGAGTTACGCTTTCGGCCGCCCGCGCTGACGGCCCTGGAGAAGAACCCCGTCACCACCCGGGCCATGGCCCGCAGACTGCCCCAACTGGTCCGCCGCTCCATGGCGTTGGCCTGGAAGGTGGACCGGACGGCGGTGGCGGCGCTGCTGGTGTGCCAGGCGCTGTCGGGCTTCTTCGAGGCGTTCGGGCTGCTGGCCACCACGGGCACGATCACGGCGCTCATCTCCTCCGGCCACATCGCCGACCGGCTCCGGGACGCGCTGCCCTCGATCGCGGTGCTGGCGGGGGCGGCCGGGCTGCGGGCGCTGCTGGGGATCGCGGTCAGCAACATCTCCAGCAGGCTCTCCCCGCGGATCTCCCGGGAGGCCGAGACGCAGATGCTGGACGCGGCGATCAACGCCGAGCTGGCGGCGTACGACAACCCCGGGTTCAACGACAAGTGGGACGCGGCGGACCGGGGCGCCGAGGTGGCGCAGGATCTGATCACCGAGTCGCAGCAACTCATGGGGTGTCTCTCGTCGCTGATCGCGGCGGCGGGCGTGGTCACCGTGCTGCATCCGGCACTGCTGCCGCTGTTGCTGCTGACCGCGTTGCCGCAGGGGATCGCGGGGATGAAGGCGGCCCGGGTGCACTACGAGACCAGTCGTGCGATGAGCGCCGACCGGCGCACGCTCGGGCTGCTGCGCTGGTACATGGTGGACAAGGACATCGCCGATCAGCTCCGTTCCGGCACCATGGCGGAGTTTCTGCTGAAGCGGTACCGGGCCATCGGGGCGCGGGTGGACGCGGCCACCGACACGGCGGTCCACCGGGGCGCGCGATACGCGGTGCTGGGGGCGCTGGCGGGCGGGCTGGCGTCCGGGCTGGTGTGGGTGTCGCTGGCGCTGCTGCTGGGCGCGGGGCAGATGTCGGTGGCGTCGGCGGGTACGGCGGTGTTCGCGCTGCGCACGGTGGGCGCCTCGCTGCAGGGGATGGTCGGTTACGGGACCCGGCTGTTCCGTACGGGGCTGTATCTGGACGACTGGGCGGAGTTCATCGAGGAGGCGGGCGGACACCGGATGCGGCGCGGCCCCCGGGTCCCGGCGGCGCCACGGGTGATCAGGGCCGAGGGGCTGACGTACGCCTATCCGGAATCCGACGCCCCGGCCCTGGACGATGTCACGCTCGAGGTGCGGCGGGGCGAGGTGCTCGCGCTGGTCGGGGAGAACGGCTCGGGCAAGACCACCCTGAGCAAGCTGCTGACCGGGCTCTATCTGCCCACCAAGGGCGCGGTGACCTGGGACGGCGCGGATGTGGCGGGGCTGGATCCGCAGGCGATGTGGCGGCATACGGCGGTCGTGCCACAGGACTACGCGCACTGGCCGCTGTCCGCCCGCGACAACATCACCCTGGGCCAGCCGCACGGCGGGGACGAGGCGGTCCGGGAGGCGGCGGTCCACTCCGGGGCGCATGAGGTGGTGGACGGGCTGCGCAGCGGGCTGGACACTCTGCTCGCCCGGCAGTGGTGGGGCGGGGTGGAGCTGTCCGGCGGGCAGTGGCAGCGCATCGCGCTGGCCCGCGCGTTCCACCGGCCCGCCGGGCTGCTGGTGATGGACGAGCCCACCAGCGCGCTGGACGCCCGTGCCGAGCACCGGATCTTCGCGGGGCTGCGGCGGATGGCGGAGGACCGCGCCGTCGTCCTGGTCACCCACCGGCTGGCGAACGTCGCCGTGGCGGACCGGATCGTCGTGCTGGAGCGGGGGCGGGTGATCCAGCAGGGCACGTTCGCGGAGCTGACGGGGTGCCGCGGGCTGTTCCGGGAGTTGTGGGAGCTGCAGAACGACCGCGGGGTGCCGGCGCCGCGCGGGGAGAAGGCCTGA